The genomic segment AGCTGCGCCCCGGGGAGATCGCGGCGCTCGCGGCGTACGTGACCACCCTGCACGGCACGAACCCGGCCAACCCCAAGGAGCCGCAGGGCGAGCGGTTCACCGCCCCGCCCGCGGCGGCGGGCGCACCCGCCGCGCCGACGCCCCCCGAGGCGACGAAGGGCGCGAAGGAGTAGCCATGCCCCCCGCGACGCCCCCCGAGGTCGCGCCCTCCACCGTCCTGCCGACGATGAACGCGGACGGGTCGCGCCGCTGGGTGCGGCCGAAGCTCTCCCGCGGGCCCTACTGGCGTCGGCGCTTCGCGGTCGCGTGGGCCCTCATCGTGCTGTTCGCCGTGATCCCCCACCTCCGGATGAACGGCAAGCCCGCGATCCTGCTCGACGTCGTGCACCGCCGCTTCACGCTGTTCGGAACCACGTTCCTTCCGACCGAGACGCTGCTGCTCATGCTGCTGCTGGTCGGGACGTTCCTCCTGGTCTTCCTGCTCACCGCGATCTACGGCCGCGTCTGGTGCGGCTGGGCGTGCCCGCAGACCGTCTACATGGAGTTCCTCTACCGGCCGGTCGAGACGCTTCTCGAGGGAAATCGCGCCCGCCAGCTCAAGCTCGACCGCGAGGGCCCCGACGTCCGCCGTTTCCTGAAGTACGGCGTCTTCGTCCTGTTCTCCATGTTCCTCGCGCACACCTTCCTGGCCTATTTCGTGGGCACCGAGGCGCTGGCGCGCTGGATCACCCGCTCGCCCTTCGAGCACCCCGCCGCGTTCCTGATCATGGCGGGGACGACCGCGGCGATGTTGCTCGACTTCGGCGTCCTGCGCGAGCAGGTGTGCCTCGTGGCGTGCCCGTACGGACGATTCCAGTCGGTGCTGCTCGACCGCCGCTCGCTCATCGTGGGGTACGACGCCGCGCGCGGGGAGCCGCGATCGCGCCTGGGGACGCGCCCCGACCGCACCGCCGGCCCCGACTGCATCGACTGCCGCGCGTGCGTGGAGACCTGCCCGACCGGGATCGACATCCGCGACGGCCTCCAGATGGAGTGCATCCACTGCACGCAGTGCATGGACGCGTGCGACACGGTGATGGCGAAGATCGGTCGCCCCCAGGGCCTCGTGCGCTACACCTCGCGCGACGAGCTCGCCGGGGCGAAGCCCCGGCGCCTGCGCGCGCGGCTTCTGATCTACCCGGCCCTTCTCGTCGTCGCGTGGGGCGCGCTGGGCGTCGCGCTCGCCCGCCGCGAGTCCGCGGAGGTGACGCTGCTTCGCGGCATCGGCGTTCCGTTCACGATCCTGCCGGACGGCCAGGTGTCGAACCAGATGCGGATCAAGATCGCCAACCGCGGCGACACGGACCGCAGCTACCGGCTCGAGCTCGTCGACGCCGCCGGCCTCACGCTCGTCGCGCCGGACAACCCGCTGCACGTCCCCGCCGACAAGCTGGTGGAGACGACCGCGTTCGTGGTCGGCGACGACGACGCGATCCCGGGAGGCATGCGCAACGTCGTGCTGCGCGTCGACGACGGAGCCGGCTTCACCGCCGAGAAGCCCTGGCGCGTCCTCGGACCGGAGGAGGATTGAAGGGGCGCGCCTGGCCGTGGATGCTCGTGGGGCTCCTCGTCTTCGGCGTGGGGGTCAACATCGGCTTCCTGATCGTCGCGACGGGGGATCCGTCGTTCGCGGTCGAGGAGGACTACTACGGGCGCGCGCTGCGATGGGACGAGACGACCCGCGAGGCGGCGAGCAACGCCGAGCTGGGCTGGACGGTCGCCGTCGAGCCGACCCCCTCCGCGAAGGGGCCCGGCTGGACCGACCTCGCCCTTCACGTCGTCGATCGCGACGGAAACCCGGTGACCGGCGCGCTCGTCTCGGTCGAGGCCTTCCACCACGCGCGTGCGGCGGACCGCCTGCGCGTCGACCTCGTCGCGTCGGGCGAGCGCTACGCGGCGACGCTGCCGATGCGGCGCGCCGGCCTGTGGGAGCTTCGCGTGCGCGTCGAGAAGGGCGCGACCACCTTCACGACCGTGCTCGACCGCGAGCTCGGGGGGTTGCGGTGACCGCGGCCGCCCTCGCGGTGTTCGGCGCGAGCCTCGCGGGAAGCCTCCATTGCGCGGGGATGTGCGGCCCTCTCGTCCTGCTCTGGGCGGGAGAGGGCGAGGACCCGCGCGCCGCGCGCTTCGGGCACGTCGCCTACAACGCGGGCCGCCTCGTCGCGTACGCCGCCATGGGCGCCGTCGCGGGGGCGATCGGCGCCGCCGTCGAGGTCACCGGCGCCGTCGCCGGCTTCTCGGGGACCGCCGCGCTCCTCGGCGGCGCCTTCGTGGCGTTGTGGGGGCTGCACGGCGTGCTGGGCGCGCTCGGCGCGCGCGTGCCTCGCCTCGCCCCTCCCGCCCGGTGGGCCGGAGCGGCGGCGCGGGCGATGCGTGCGGTCCGGGGGATGCCCGTTCCGGCGCGCGCGGGTCTGCTCGGCCTCCTCTCGGCGCTGCTCCCGTGCGGATTCCTCTGGGCGTTCGTCGCGACGGCGGCCGGGACCGGCTCGCCGGCGTCGGGAGCCGCGGTGATGGCGCTGTTCTGGTCGGGGACCCTACCCGCCCTCGTGGCGGTGGGCGCGGCGGCGAGGCGGATCGCGGGACCGCTCCGGCGGCGCCTCCCGCTCGTGACCGCCGCCGTCGTCCTCGTCGTCGGACTCGCGGTCGTCGCCAAACGGGCGTGGCCCGTCCACGCCGATCCCGGATCGGCGACGACGTCCGGTTGCTGCGACCATGCCCACTGAGCTCCCGGTCTGCGCGCACTGCGGCCTTCCCGTCCCGCCCGCGCGCGTCGTCGCGCCTTCGGCGGAGGCGTTCTGCTGCGACGGGTGCGCCTCGGTGCACGCGATCCTCGTCGGCGAGGGGCTCGACCGCTGGTACGCGCTGCGCGACGCCGACGCGCGCGCCGATCGCCGCGCCGCGCGCACGACCGGCGCCACCTTCGACGCGATGGACGATCCGGCGTACGCATCGGTCGCCTGTCGCGAGAGGCCGGACGGCCTCCGCGAGGTCGACTGGGTCCTCGAAGGGGTCCACTGCGCCGCTTGCGTGTGGCTGGTCGAGCGTCTCCCCCGCCTGGCGCCGGGGGTCGTCGAGGCGCGCCTGGACCTTCCGAAGTCGCGTCTGCGCCTGACGTGGGACCCGGCCCGCACCGCGCTCTCGTCGATCGCGCGGCGCCTGGATCGCTTCGGCTACCCGCCCCATCCGTTCCGCGGGGCGCGCGCCGAGCAGGCCCGCCGCGCGGAGGAGCGCCGGATGCTCGTGCGCCTCGGGATCACCGGCGCCTGCGCCTCGAACGTCATGGCGATCGCCTTCGCGTTGTGGGGCGGGATTCTCGGCGGCATGGAGCGCGAGTTCGACCAGTTCTTCCGCTGGGCGAGCGTGGCGATCTCGCTCCCGGCCCTCTACTGGGGGGGAGGCGTCTTCTTCCGGGGGGCCTGGAACGCGCTGCGCGCCCGGACCCTCCACATGGACGTCCCGATCGCCCTCGGGATCACCGGCGGCTTCGCCCACGGCGTGGTCAACACGATCCGGGGCGGCGGCGTCGTCTACTTCGACTCGGTCACCGCCCTGATTTTCCTCCTGCTCGCCGGGCGCTGGGTCCAGATGCGCCAGCAGCGGAGGGCCGCCGACTCGGCGGAGCTTCTGGTCGCGCTGGCTCCTTCGACCGCGCGACGCGTCGAGGAGGACGGCATCGTGCGAGAGGTCCCGGTCGAGGCGCTGCTTCCCGGGATGCGCGTGGAGGTGCGCGCCGGAGAGACCTTTCCGGCCGACGGCGTGGTCGCCGAGGGACGGACCTCGGTCGACCGGTCGTTGCTCACCGGCGAATCGCACCCCCAGGCCGCGAGCGCCGGCGACGAGGTCCATGCCGGAACGCTCAACCTCGCCGCCCGCGTCCTCGTCGCGGTGCGGACGACCGGCGAGGCGACGCGCGTCGGACGCCTCATGCGCCTCGTCGAGGAGCACGCCGCGCGGCGTGCCCCGATCGTGCAGCTGGCCGACCGGATCTCGGGAGTCTTCGTCGCGATCGTGCTCGTGCTCGCGGCGCTCACGGCGCTGTTGTGGTTGCGGCTCGACCCGGCGCGCGCCTTCGATCACACGATCGCGCTGCTGATCGTGACCTGCCCGTGCGCCCTCGGGCTCGCCACTCCGCTCGCGGTCGGCGCCGCGGTCGGCCAGGCCGCGCGCGCGGGGATCCTGATCAAGGGGGGGGACGCCCTCGAGCGCCTGTCGGTCGCGGGCCGGATGTGGCTCGACAAGACGGGGACGTTGACCGAGGGGAACCTCGCGGTCGTGGCGTTCGAGGGGGACCGCGGCGCGCTCCGGCTCGCGGCGGCCCTGGAGACCCATTCCTCCCATCCGACGGCGCGCGCCCTCGCGGCCTTCGACCCGGGCGCGGCGGAGCTCGCGGCCGTCGACGTCGTCGAGACCCGCGGAGGCGGGATCGAGGGACGGGTCGCCGGCCGGAAGGTGCTCGCGGGATCGATCGCCTTCGTCCGGGCGCGGGGTGTGGTCCCCGATCCGGCGACGGCCGCCCGCCTCGCAGGCTGGGCGCGCGACGGTCGAACCCCGGTCGTCGTCGCGCTGGACGGCCGCGTCGCCGCCGCGGCCGCTCTGGGGGACCGCCCGCGCGAGGGGACCGAAGCGGCGCTCGCGCGCATCCGCGCGCTGGGGTTCCGGACGGGCCTGCTCTCGGGGGACCATCCCGACGTCGCGGCCTCGGTCGCGCGGCGACTCGGTTTCGAAGGGGACGACGTCCGCGCGGGGGCCACACCGGAGGACAAGCTCGAGATCGTGCGCGCCGGTGCGAAGGAGGGGCCCGTCTTCATGGTCGGGGACGGGGTGAACGACGCGGCGGCGCTCGCGGCGGCGACGGTGGGGATCGCGGTCCACGGCGGGGCGGAAGCCGCCCTCGAGGCGGCCGACGTCTACGTGAACCGCGCGGGACTCGGCCCCGTCGTCGAGGTCCTCGAGGGATCGCGCCGGGCGATGGCCGTCGTGCGGCGCAACCTCGCCTTTTCGTTCGCCTACAACGCGCTGGGGGTGGTGCTCGCCATGGCGGGGTGGATCAACCCCCTCGTGGCCGCGGTGCTGATGCCTCTCAGCTCGATCACGGTCATCGTCAGCTCGTACCGCGCGCGGATGTTCGACCCGCCCGCGCACCCGGAACCCGCGGCGCGTCGGGCCGCCGAGCGCCCGGCCGAGAAGGCGGTCGCATGAGCGTGTTGTACGTGCTGCTGCCGCTCGCCCTCGCCTTCGCGGCGGGAGCGGTCGCGTGGTTCGTCTGGGCGGTGCGGTCGGGGCAGTTCGACGATCTGGAGACGCCGGCGCTGCGGGTGCTGCTCGACGAGGAGGACGAGAAGTCCCCGGACGCGCTCAGGACCGAAGGCGCACCTGCAGGTCCGCCACGCGCTGGCGCACCTCGCGGTACCCCGGATCGGCCTGCAGGACCTCCTGAAAGAGGTCCAGGGCGCTCCTGAGCTCCCCCGTCGCCTCGAGCGTGTCCGCCAGGTCGTAACGCATGCCGTAGAGCGGATCCCCCTCGTCGCCCGCGGCGGCGAGCGCCTGGCGGTAGAGCGCCGCGGCGTCCGCGTGCTCGCCGCGCTCGCGGTGGCACATCGCGAGCATGCTCGCGGCGTCGCGGAACAACGCCGGGGATCGCATCGCGTTGCGGAACTCCCCCATCGCGTCGTCGATGAGCCCCATTTCCTTGTACGCGATCCCGAGGTCGTAGTGGGTCCGGTAGTCCTCGCTCCCCACCTCGAGCTCCACGTGTTTCTTGAAGGCGTCGAAGACGTCCTGCAGGCTCTGCTCGTCGAGCGAGCCGGCCTGGGTCTCGGGGGCCGGTGGGGCGTCGAACCCGAGCTCGGCCTCGAGCGCCGCGGTGATCGCGATGAGGTCGTCGGAGGTCGTCGGCTCGGACTCCTCCTCCGCGATCAGGACCTCCTCCTCCGCGACCGGCTCCGACGGAGCCGCGGGGGCGGCGACCCGGGCCTCGAGGGCGTCGAGCTCCGCGCCGGCGAATCCGAGCATCCGCAACGCCTCGATCTTCTTCCTCGCGTCCGGGACCATCCCCTGGTCGAGGTAGAACGCGATCTCCTCGATCATGTCCGGGGTGGCCTCGCGCGCCCTCCCCCTCGCGGCGACCGGGGGCGCGCTCGCGGCGGGCGACTCCACCGGCTCCTCGTCGTCGAAGGAGATCTCGAACTCGTCGTCGGATTCGACCG from the Candidatus Polarisedimenticolaceae bacterium genome contains:
- a CDS encoding FixH family protein yields the protein MKGRAWPWMLVGLLVFGVGVNIGFLIVATGDPSFAVEEDYYGRALRWDETTREAASNAELGWTVAVEPTPSAKGPGWTDLALHVVDRDGNPVTGALVSVEAFHHARAADRLRVDLVASGERYAATLPMRRAGLWELRVRVEKGATTFTTVLDRELGGLR
- a CDS encoding sulfite exporter TauE/SafE family protein → MTAAALAVFGASLAGSLHCAGMCGPLVLLWAGEGEDPRAARFGHVAYNAGRLVAYAAMGAVAGAIGAAVEVTGAVAGFSGTAALLGGAFVALWGLHGVLGALGARVPRLAPPARWAGAAARAMRAVRGMPVPARAGLLGLLSALLPCGFLWAFVATAAGTGSPASGAAVMALFWSGTLPALVAVGAAARRIAGPLRRRLPLVTAAVVLVVGLAVVAKRAWPVHADPGSATTSGCCDHAH
- a CDS encoding heavy metal translocating P-type ATPase metal-binding domain-containing protein, with translation MPTELPVCAHCGLPVPPARVVAPSAEAFCCDGCASVHAILVGEGLDRWYALRDADARADRRAARTTGATFDAMDDPAYASVACRERPDGLREVDWVLEGVHCAACVWLVERLPRLAPGVVEARLDLPKSRLRLTWDPARTALSSIARRLDRFGYPPHPFRGARAEQARRAEERRMLVRLGITGACASNVMAIAFALWGGILGGMEREFDQFFRWASVAISLPALYWGGGVFFRGAWNALRARTLHMDVPIALGITGGFAHGVVNTIRGGGVVYFDSVTALIFLLLAGRWVQMRQQRRAADSAELLVALAPSTARRVEEDGIVREVPVEALLPGMRVEVRAGETFPADGVVAEGRTSVDRSLLTGESHPQAASAGDEVHAGTLNLAARVLVAVRTTGEATRVGRLMRLVEEHAARRAPIVQLADRISGVFVAIVLVLAALTALLWLRLDPARAFDHTIALLIVTCPCALGLATPLAVGAAVGQAARAGILIKGGDALERLSVAGRMWLDKTGTLTEGNLAVVAFEGDRGALRLAAALETHSSHPTARALAAFDPGAAELAAVDVVETRGGGIEGRVAGRKVLAGSIAFVRARGVVPDPATAARLAGWARDGRTPVVVALDGRVAAAAALGDRPREGTEAALARIRALGFRTGLLSGDHPDVAASVARRLGFEGDDVRAGATPEDKLEIVRAGAKEGPVFMVGDGVNDAAALAAATVGIAVHGGAEAALEAADVYVNRAGLGPVVEVLEGSRRAMAVVRRNLAFSFAYNALGVVLAMAGWINPLVAAVLMPLSSITVIVSSYRARMFDPPAHPEPAARRAAERPAEKAVA
- the ccoG gene encoding cytochrome c oxidase accessory protein CcoG; this encodes MPPATPPEVAPSTVLPTMNADGSRRWVRPKLSRGPYWRRRFAVAWALIVLFAVIPHLRMNGKPAILLDVVHRRFTLFGTTFLPTETLLLMLLLVGTFLLVFLLTAIYGRVWCGWACPQTVYMEFLYRPVETLLEGNRARQLKLDREGPDVRRFLKYGVFVLFSMFLAHTFLAYFVGTEALARWITRSPFEHPAAFLIMAGTTAAMLLDFGVLREQVCLVACPYGRFQSVLLDRRSLIVGYDAARGEPRSRLGTRPDRTAGPDCIDCRACVETCPTGIDIRDGLQMECIHCTQCMDACDTVMAKIGRPQGLVRYTSRDELAGAKPRRLRARLLIYPALLVVAWGALGVALARRESAEVTLLRGIGVPFTILPDGQVSNQMRIKIANRGDTDRSYRLELVDAAGLTLVAPDNPLHVPADKLVETTAFVVGDDDAIPGGMRNVVLRVDDGAGFTAEKPWRVLGPEED